The following proteins are co-located in the Verrucomicrobiia bacterium genome:
- a CDS encoding MFS transporter: protein MDYQPESDVAGEPVVAPLAVRPPVTGWLKIFQPAPPAAVMLTDPQEISRKYRYWQNHVLVFSILGYATFYFVRKNLGFAMPLMGKELGITKGSMGLFLTLHGVIYGVSKFLNGFLADRSNARVFMAVALIASALLNILFGLSSAVVAFGIIWMINGWFQGMGFPPCARLMANWFPPKQLATKFSIWNSSHNIGSILIVLLCGFLLSGYFFPPNWRLCFFVPAAIAIVVAVLLWFLLADTPPSVGLPELEGTHVELSEKESGADFKAFVFKQVFRNKYIWLLATANFFVYTIRYAVFDWGATMLMEAKHIKIMHAAGMIAGFEVFGLIGALLGGWITDRFLGGRAVRACVVYMALAGVSVFLFWKIQTQSELLITGLLCATGFFVYGPQCLLAIACANLATKRAAATAVGLTSIFGYASTLLSGWGMGALVQNYGWDAAFRGLMVVAVVGTLLFIAAWPAKAHGYKN, encoded by the coding sequence TTGGATTATCAACCTGAGTCAGACGTGGCCGGAGAACCAGTGGTTGCACCGCTTGCGGTCCGCCCCCCGGTCACAGGGTGGTTGAAGATTTTCCAACCGGCGCCGCCGGCAGCGGTCATGCTGACCGATCCGCAGGAAATTTCGCGGAAGTACCGCTACTGGCAGAATCACGTTCTGGTTTTTTCGATCCTGGGTTACGCGACATTCTATTTTGTTCGAAAAAATCTTGGGTTCGCCATGCCTTTGATGGGCAAGGAACTGGGTATCACCAAGGGAAGCATGGGATTATTCCTGACCCTGCACGGTGTGATCTACGGCGTATCCAAGTTTCTTAACGGCTTTCTCGCGGATCGCTCCAACGCACGCGTCTTCATGGCGGTAGCCCTTATCGCATCGGCGCTGCTCAATATCCTGTTCGGCCTGAGTTCCGCCGTGGTGGCGTTTGGCATCATTTGGATGATCAACGGCTGGTTTCAAGGCATGGGGTTTCCGCCCTGCGCGCGATTGATGGCGAATTGGTTTCCCCCCAAGCAGCTGGCCACCAAGTTTTCCATCTGGAATTCTTCCCACAACATCGGCAGCATTCTCATTGTCCTGCTTTGTGGATTTTTGCTCAGCGGATATTTCTTCCCGCCGAATTGGCGGCTTTGTTTCTTTGTTCCCGCGGCCATCGCCATCGTGGTCGCCGTTTTGCTCTGGTTCCTGCTGGCAGACACACCGCCCTCCGTCGGGTTGCCGGAACTGGAAGGCACGCACGTTGAACTTTCGGAAAAAGAATCGGGCGCGGATTTCAAGGCCTTCGTATTCAAACAGGTATTTCGCAATAAATACATTTGGCTCCTCGCGACGGCGAATTTCTTCGTCTACACCATTCGGTACGCTGTGTTCGATTGGGGCGCGACCATGCTCATGGAAGCCAAGCACATCAAGATCATGCACGCCGCCGGAATGATCGCCGGTTTTGAGGTTTTCGGGCTGATCGGGGCATTGCTCGGCGGCTGGATCACCGATAGGTTTCTTGGCGGACGCGCCGTGCGCGCCTGCGTCGTTTACATGGCGCTCGCCGGTGTCTCGGTCTTTCTTTTTTGGAAGATCCAAACGCAATCAGAATTGCTAATCACCGGGCTGCTTTGCGCCACGGGCTTTTTTGTGTACGGCCCGCAATGTTTGCTCGCCATAGCGTGCGCCAATCTGGCCACCAAACGCGCCGCCGCAACTGCCGTCGGCCTGACCAGCATCTTTGGCTACGCCAGTACGCTTCTTTCCGGCTGGGGCATGGGGGCGCTCGTACAGAACTATGGCTGGGACGCAGCGTTTCGTGGTTTGATGGTCGTCGCAGTCGTGGGCACGTTGCTGTTCATCGCCGCCTGGCCGGCGAAGGCCCACGGCTACAAGAATTGA
- a CDS encoding periplasmic heavy metal sensor, with the protein MKKTLTALAVLTLLVTAVSFGVARWSVHCAMTAPTVNMNDTALLKRELDLTDAQTRDIEKMGTEFQAQLNSFCAAHCSARMALGDELAKSKPDPAKCSNFIEKMNAAQAGAERVTLAHILKVRALLNDQQAQRYSTMIHDQVCSLPMGSL; encoded by the coding sequence ATGAAAAAGACGCTGACAGCACTCGCGGTTTTGACACTCCTCGTTACGGCGGTTTCCTTCGGTGTGGCACGCTGGTCGGTACACTGCGCCATGACCGCGCCGACCGTGAATATGAACGATACGGCGTTGCTCAAGCGCGAGCTGGACCTGACCGACGCGCAAACTCGTGACATCGAAAAGATGGGGACTGAATTCCAAGCGCAGTTGAATTCTTTCTGCGCCGCTCATTGTTCAGCACGAATGGCCCTGGGCGATGAGCTGGCGAAGTCGAAACCGGACCCGGCAAAATGCAGCAACTTCATTGAGAAAATGAATGCGGCGCAGGCGGGCGCGGAGCGGGTAACGCTGGCGCACATATTGAAAGTGCGGGCGTTGCTGAACGACCAACAAGCGCAGCGTTACTCAACCATGATCCACGACCAGGTTTGCAGCTTGCCCATGGGCTCCTTGTAA
- a CDS encoding CusA/CzcA family heavy metal efflux RND transporter: MVERIIEFSAKNKYLVMIVVVAAMAAATWCVKNLRLDAIPDLSDTQVIVFSRWDRSPDIIEDQVTYPIVTALLGVPKIKAVRGFSDFGYSYVYVIFEDGTDIYWARSRVIEYLSKIIPRLPQGVQTEMGPDATSVGWVYQYALVDKSGNQNLAQLRSLQDWYLRYNLQAVPGVSEVAAVGGFQKQYQINVDPNLLLAYNIPLTQVIDAVRKGNNDVGGRLLEFAGTEFMVRARGYVKSIDDLEKIVVGVDAKSGTPILVKQVARVALGPDIRRGVSDLNGEGDTVGGIIVMRQGENALNVIQRVKARIEELKPTLPEGVEVVTTYDRSELIERSIHTLKHSLIEEMIIVSIVILIFLWHVPSAIIPIVTIPISVFLAFIPFYLMGLTANIMSLAGIAISIGVLVDGAIVEVENAYNKLEQWQSGGRVGDYHAIRLQALKEVGPAVFFSLLVIAVAFLPVFTLVDQEGRLFKPLAFSKNLAMALAAVLAITLDPALRMMFTRMDYHDFRPRWLSWVVNTITVGKYYPEEKHPVSRVLFRIYEPVCRWVLEHRKITLGVVLALLISTIPVYFKLGHEFMPPLNEGAYLYMPTALPGMSVTEAQRILQIQDRILKGFPEVETVFGKAGRADTSTDPAPFSMVETTVTLKPESQWRTVKRWYSNWPRPFRPLFSYFVPEHITFEELQDEMNEKLRFPGIPNIWTMPIKNRIDMLSTGVRTPIGIKVLGPDLKVVQKIGEDLENIIRDIHGTRTVLAERTAGGFYLDFVLKRDELARYGLSVQDAQEIIMSAIGGENVTTAIEGRERYSVNVRYAREFRDDIERLKRVLVPTASGAHIPLAELADIRMLEGPSMIRNENGQLAGYVFVDMVGRDVGGYVEEAKQRVQQNLKMPKGYTLIWSGQYENMARVTQRLKVVLPLTVFLIALLLYANTKSAVKAGMVMLAVPFSLVGAVWLLYLLHYNISIAVWVGMIALMGLDAETGVFMLLFLDLAYEDRVRRGQMRTYKDLEEAIMHGAVKRIRPKMMTVTAMFMGLLPIMWSMGSGADMMKRVAAPMVGGVLTSFILELLVYPVLYSIWKWRFVMKEGTLVPKALGEVPAK; encoded by the coding sequence ATGGTCGAGCGAATCATCGAATTCAGCGCGAAGAACAAGTACCTCGTGATGATCGTTGTCGTGGCCGCGATGGCGGCGGCCACCTGGTGCGTCAAAAACCTCCGTCTCGATGCGATTCCCGACCTGAGCGATACGCAGGTGATTGTATTCAGCCGCTGGGATCGCAGCCCCGATATTATTGAAGATCAGGTGACTTACCCAATCGTGACCGCCCTGTTGGGCGTGCCCAAGATCAAGGCGGTTCGTGGGTTTTCTGATTTCGGATACTCGTATGTATACGTGATCTTCGAGGATGGCACCGATATCTACTGGGCGCGCTCGCGGGTCATCGAGTATTTGAGCAAAATCATTCCCCGGCTGCCGCAAGGCGTCCAAACGGAAATGGGCCCGGATGCCACCAGCGTGGGGTGGGTGTACCAGTACGCACTGGTGGACAAATCGGGTAACCAGAACCTCGCCCAACTTCGCAGTCTCCAGGATTGGTATCTGCGCTACAACTTGCAGGCCGTGCCCGGGGTTTCCGAGGTGGCCGCCGTCGGCGGGTTTCAGAAGCAGTACCAGATCAACGTCGATCCCAACCTGCTATTGGCCTACAACATCCCCTTGACGCAGGTCATCGACGCTGTCCGCAAGGGCAATAATGATGTTGGAGGGCGGTTGCTGGAGTTTGCGGGCACCGAGTTCATGGTGCGAGCGCGAGGCTATGTGAAATCAATCGACGACCTGGAGAAGATCGTCGTCGGTGTCGATGCCAAATCCGGCACGCCGATCCTCGTCAAGCAAGTCGCCCGGGTGGCGCTCGGCCCGGATATACGGCGCGGCGTGTCGGACCTCAACGGCGAGGGTGATACCGTGGGCGGCATCATCGTCATGCGGCAAGGGGAAAACGCACTGAATGTCATCCAACGCGTCAAGGCCAGGATTGAAGAGTTGAAACCCACGCTGCCCGAAGGGGTGGAAGTGGTTACGACCTACGACCGATCGGAGTTGATCGAACGCTCAATCCACACACTGAAACATTCCCTGATTGAGGAAATGATCATCGTGAGCATCGTCATCCTGATTTTCCTGTGGCATGTGCCCTCGGCCATTATTCCCATCGTCACCATCCCCATTTCAGTGTTTCTGGCGTTCATCCCTTTTTATTTGATGGGGTTGACCGCGAACATCATGTCCCTGGCCGGCATCGCCATTTCCATCGGCGTACTGGTGGATGGCGCGATTGTGGAAGTGGAAAACGCCTACAATAAGCTGGAACAATGGCAATCGGGCGGGCGCGTTGGGGATTACCATGCCATCCGGCTACAGGCACTGAAAGAAGTCGGCCCGGCGGTGTTCTTCTCGCTGCTGGTGATCGCCGTGGCGTTCTTGCCGGTGTTCACTCTGGTTGATCAAGAAGGGCGGCTGTTCAAGCCGCTGGCGTTCTCCAAGAATCTGGCGATGGCTCTCGCGGCGGTACTGGCGATCACCCTTGATCCCGCTTTGCGCATGATGTTCACCCGGATGGATTATCATGATTTCCGTCCGCGATGGCTGAGTTGGGTGGTCAACACGATAACCGTCGGAAAATATTATCCCGAAGAGAAACACCCTGTCAGTCGCGTGCTGTTCCGAATTTACGAGCCGGTCTGTCGTTGGGTGCTGGAGCATCGGAAGATCACCCTGGGCGTCGTTCTGGCTTTGCTGATTTCGACCATCCCGGTTTACTTCAAACTCGGCCACGAGTTCATGCCGCCGCTTAACGAAGGGGCGTACCTGTACATGCCGACCGCCTTGCCGGGTATGTCAGTGACGGAAGCGCAAAGAATCCTTCAGATCCAGGACCGGATTTTGAAAGGGTTTCCCGAAGTCGAGACCGTATTCGGCAAAGCGGGGCGCGCCGATACGTCGACCGACCCGGCCCCATTCTCGATGGTTGAGACCACGGTCACCCTCAAGCCCGAAAGCCAATGGCGCACCGTGAAACGCTGGTACTCCAACTGGCCACGGCCCTTTCGCCCACTGTTTTCATACTTCGTGCCCGAGCACATTACGTTTGAAGAATTGCAGGACGAGATGAACGAAAAGCTGCGTTTTCCGGGCATCCCCAACATTTGGACCATGCCGATCAAGAACCGCATCGACATGCTTTCCACCGGTGTCCGCACGCCGATTGGGATCAAGGTGCTGGGCCCGGATCTCAAGGTCGTTCAAAAAATCGGTGAAGACCTGGAGAACATCATCCGTGACATTCACGGTACCCGCACCGTCCTGGCCGAACGCACGGCCGGCGGCTTCTATCTCGATTTCGTGCTCAAACGCGACGAACTCGCCCGGTACGGACTCAGCGTTCAGGATGCGCAGGAAATCATCATGTCGGCTATCGGGGGTGAGAATGTGACTACCGCCATCGAAGGGCGTGAACGCTACAGTGTCAACGTGCGCTACGCGCGGGAGTTCCGCGACGACATTGAGCGGCTCAAGCGCGTGCTGGTACCCACGGCCAGCGGCGCGCACATTCCCCTGGCGGAACTGGCGGACATCCGCATGTTGGAAGGCCCGTCCATGATCCGTAACGAGAACGGCCAGCTCGCCGGCTACGTCTTCGTGGACATGGTGGGCCGCGATGTTGGGGGCTATGTCGAAGAAGCGAAGCAGCGCGTTCAGCAGAATCTCAAGATGCCCAAAGGCTACACGCTGATTTGGAGCGGCCAGTACGAGAACATGGCCAGAGTCACTCAACGGCTGAAAGTGGTGTTACCGCTGACTGTTTTCCTGATTGCCCTGCTGCTGTACGCGAACACCAAATCGGCGGTGAAGGCCGGGATGGTCATGCTGGCCGTGCCGTTCTCGCTCGTTGGCGCAGTCTGGCTACTGTACCTGCTGCACTACAACATCTCCATTGCGGTGTGGGTTGGAATGATCGCCCTGATGGGGTTGGATGCCGAGACGGGTGTGTTCATGCTCTTGTTCCTTGACCTCGCCTATGAGGACCGCGTTCGGCGAGGTCAAATGCGCACGTACAAAGATCTTGAAGAAGCGATCATGCACGGCGCGGTCAAACGCATCCGGCCCAAGATGATGACCGTCACCGCCATGTTCATGGGGCTGCTGCCGATCATGTGGTCAATGGGCAGCGGCGCGGATATGATGAAGCGTGTCGCCGCACCGATGGTGGGCGGAGTGCTTACTTCGTTCATCCTCGAATTGCTTGTTTATCCAGTTCTTTATTCCATCTGGAAATGGCGGTTTGTGATGAAGGAAGGCACGCTTGTCCCGAAAGCCCTCGGGGAGGTTCCTGCAAAATAA
- a CDS encoding efflux RND transporter periplasmic adaptor subunit, translating into MSASKGHKLLFYRNPMRPDVTSPTAMKDEMGMDYIPVYEDETAAESEVPGHGSFTLSAARQQLIGVTRGKVEPRDLRMEIRTVGQVAYDPDLYQAIVEYRNVVNLTGAETVVASAALRLRQMGLSDEMIKELGDANHDPKNLLLPGKEVWVYAQIYEYEMDLVHSGQPVTITAPSVPGSGYTAKIVAVDPILNAATRTARARILVATPGENLRPRSFVQVRIEVSLGNKLSVPFDAVLDTGEHQIVFVIKGPGEFDPRSVKLGRQADGYYEVSSGLEAGDEVVTSANFLIDSESRFRSALAAFKKTAAPAASAAP; encoded by the coding sequence ATGAGTGCCTCCAAGGGACACAAGCTCCTTTTTTATCGCAATCCGATGCGCCCTGACGTGACTTCGCCGACCGCAATGAAAGACGAAATGGGCATGGATTACATCCCGGTCTATGAGGACGAAACGGCGGCCGAGAGCGAAGTGCCGGGGCATGGCTCATTTACCTTGTCCGCCGCCCGTCAACAACTGATCGGCGTGACGCGCGGCAAGGTCGAGCCAAGAGACCTCCGCATGGAGATCCGTACTGTCGGTCAGGTCGCGTACGATCCGGACTTGTATCAGGCGATTGTGGAGTATCGCAATGTTGTCAATCTGACGGGCGCGGAGACGGTTGTGGCCAGCGCCGCATTGCGATTGCGGCAGATGGGCCTCTCGGACGAGATGATCAAGGAGTTGGGTGACGCCAATCATGACCCGAAGAATCTCCTTCTCCCAGGGAAAGAGGTCTGGGTGTACGCGCAGATTTATGAATACGAAATGGACCTGGTACACTCGGGCCAGCCGGTCACTATCACCGCGCCATCCGTGCCCGGATCGGGCTACACGGCGAAGATCGTCGCGGTCGACCCGATCTTGAATGCGGCGACCCGCACCGCGCGCGCTCGCATCCTGGTGGCCACTCCGGGGGAGAACCTGCGGCCCCGGTCATTTGTCCAGGTCAGGATTGAGGTTTCATTGGGCAATAAACTGTCCGTGCCTTTCGATGCGGTCCTCGACACCGGCGAACATCAGATCGTGTTTGTGATCAAAGGGCCTGGTGAGTTCGATCCGCGCTCCGTCAAACTGGGAAGGCAAGCTGACGGCTACTACGAAGTTTCGTCGGGGCTTGAAGCCGGCGACGAAGTGGTCACGTCCGCCAATTTCCTAATCGACTCCGAATCGCGATTCAGATCCGCGCTGGCTGCATTCAAGAAAACCGCTGCGCCAGCCGCGTCCGCCGCACCCTGA
- a CDS encoding TolC family protein gives MRTKTTIRNGTFALLAMLAVVTVVRSEPKEITSSLTLDQVIAEALRNNPQVRSMQAKWEAAQERPTQERTLPNPALTFKGGNGVDDFNFPRTQETRVGVEQTFPWFGKLGLRGEVAEKDAAIVHHEHEAMELEVVASVKEAYFDLYAVQLSMSITRAEEDVLKEIETIAESRYATGAASQQDVLKAQTETTMLKQQLLDLEQQEATAKAKLNLLLDRPADSPLGLAVSPPVLETEVDTGRLFDQAEKGRPEIRRAQMDIERNEAQRNLMKKEFYPDYRLGLEYGHMEGGYTDFSGSENQLMVTIGFDLPIWRTKYRAGLREAEKMIESSRATLEAAEKQISYDVQDAHFKSLTARRTVELYKNSLIPQAAARFKASEVAYRTGQVSFLELLESERFLLNARVMEAMAEGNLGIQLARQERATGAGVKYVSRSSGVNK, from the coding sequence ATGCGAACCAAAACAACCATCCGGAACGGAACTTTTGCCCTTCTGGCCATGCTGGCTGTCGTGACCGTCGTAAGGTCCGAGCCGAAGGAAATTACCTCCAGCCTGACATTGGATCAGGTCATCGCAGAAGCGCTGCGGAACAATCCCCAGGTGCGGTCGATGCAAGCCAAATGGGAAGCGGCGCAGGAGCGTCCAACGCAGGAGCGCACGCTGCCGAATCCGGCGTTGACGTTCAAAGGCGGAAACGGGGTCGACGATTTCAACTTCCCGAGAACCCAGGAAACACGCGTAGGGGTCGAACAAACATTTCCCTGGTTCGGCAAATTGGGTCTGCGGGGAGAAGTCGCTGAGAAAGACGCGGCCATCGTGCATCACGAGCACGAGGCGATGGAACTGGAAGTGGTGGCCTCCGTGAAGGAAGCCTACTTCGATCTCTACGCGGTGCAACTCTCGATGTCCATCACCCGTGCCGAAGAAGACGTGCTCAAAGAGATCGAAACGATTGCTGAAAGCCGGTACGCCACGGGAGCCGCGAGCCAACAGGACGTGCTCAAGGCGCAGACGGAGACCACCATGCTCAAGCAGCAATTGCTGGACTTGGAGCAACAGGAAGCCACGGCGAAAGCCAAACTCAACTTGCTGTTGGATCGCCCGGCCGATTCGCCTCTCGGTCTAGCTGTCTCGCCGCCGGTCCTCGAAACGGAGGTTGACACGGGCAGGCTGTTTGATCAGGCAGAAAAGGGTCGACCCGAGATCCGTCGCGCACAGATGGATATCGAGCGCAATGAAGCCCAGCGCAATTTGATGAAGAAAGAGTTCTACCCCGATTACCGGCTCGGGCTGGAGTACGGCCATATGGAGGGGGGGTACACCGACTTTTCCGGTTCCGAAAACCAGCTGATGGTCACCATCGGGTTTGACCTGCCGATTTGGCGGACGAAATACCGCGCGGGTTTGCGCGAGGCCGAGAAGATGATCGAATCCAGCCGGGCCACCCTTGAAGCGGCGGAAAAGCAAATCTCCTACGACGTGCAAGATGCGCATTTCAAGTCACTGACCGCCAGGCGCACGGTCGAACTCTACAAGAACTCTCTGATACCGCAGGCTGCAGCCCGATTCAAAGCCAGCGAAGTCGCGTACCGCACCGGCCAGGTAAGTTTTCTCGAATTGCTCGAAAGCGAGCGATTTTTGCTCAACGCACGCGTCATGGAGGCGATGGCGGAAGGGAATCTCGGCATACAACTGGCCCGCCAGGAGCGTGCCACCGGTGCGGGCGTGAAGTACGTCTCGCGCTCAAGTGGCGTGAACAAATGA
- a CDS encoding beta-propeller fold lactonase family protein: MRKLTLGLAILFASAIGSTAKENKPLVQLPGQRADGSVLLPNQWSLRPVGRQIELGDFPVNIAVHPQGRFAAILHSGYSHHGIMVVDLVTENVVTNAPLEEAFYGIAFSRDGSLLFCSGASEELVHSFHFKDGLLSDHREIRLRDIKDVGIPAGLVLDAAAKTLCVANLYGQSVSEVDLQKGKVIDIPLTPAGSDLETVTTTQRSTERELNHSGVFPYACCLDNSRKKLYVSLWGNAEVVVVDLKSQRVAARWATQEHPNEMLLTASGRTLFVANANRNTVTVFDTRTGKALETLSASLYANWPSGSTPNSLALTPDGKTLFVANADNNNIAVFDVSQPGHSRSLGFIPVGWYPTSVRVTPDGHRLLVSNGKGVISRANPNGPQPGRKSRAETLPQYIAELLRGTLSVIDLPDRKAFRKQLVADTVAAYRCSPLKPDATVSATRPNDSPIPLQPGDASPIKYCFYIIKENRTYDQVLGDMTEGNGDTNLCLFPEEVTPNHHQLARDFVLFDNFYADAEISADGHEWTMGAYATDFVEKSWPLQYGHNKNKKYIYPAEGVFPMATPAGGYLWDRAAETGVSYRSYGEFVANGKTADDPAVARVKTLRGHIDEKYRGFDLEYPDAKRADRFLEELKRFEDEGDMPRLQVVRLPGDHTFGVRLDKRTPSACVADNDAALGRIIEGISHSQFWSQTAIFVLEDDAQNGADHVDAHRTVGLVVSPYLKRHFVDSIMYSTSSMLRTIELILGLKPMSQFDAAATPMFNAFQSTPDVRPYTALPARIDLQEKNTKTTWGEKASRTMDFSKEDAVDDLLLNEVIWRSVRGDDSPMPPPTRAGFVFPHPKNKADDD; this comes from the coding sequence ATGCGCAAACTCACATTGGGCCTGGCCATTTTGTTCGCGAGCGCAATTGGTTCGACGGCGAAGGAAAACAAGCCGCTGGTCCAATTGCCCGGTCAACGGGCCGATGGCTCGGTGCTGTTGCCCAACCAGTGGTCGCTGCGTCCGGTGGGACGACAAATCGAGTTGGGTGATTTCCCGGTCAACATCGCGGTACATCCCCAGGGGCGCTTCGCCGCAATCCTGCACTCGGGATATAGCCATCATGGAATCATGGTGGTGGACCTGGTGACCGAGAACGTCGTGACCAATGCGCCGCTCGAAGAGGCTTTCTACGGAATCGCGTTTTCCCGCGACGGTTCGCTTCTGTTCTGCAGCGGCGCCAGCGAAGAACTGGTCCACAGCTTCCATTTCAAGGATGGGCTTCTCTCGGATCATCGCGAAATCCGCCTGCGGGACATCAAGGACGTTGGCATTCCCGCGGGACTGGTCCTGGATGCCGCCGCCAAAACACTCTGCGTCGCGAACCTGTACGGCCAGAGCGTTTCCGAAGTCGATCTGCAGAAAGGCAAGGTAATCGATATCCCCTTGACGCCGGCGGGGTCCGACCTTGAAACCGTTACGACGACTCAGCGGTCAACCGAACGTGAATTGAATCATTCCGGCGTCTTCCCTTATGCTTGCTGCCTCGACAACAGCCGCAAAAAACTCTACGTGAGCCTTTGGGGCAATGCGGAAGTGGTCGTGGTCGACCTGAAATCACAGCGAGTGGCCGCCCGCTGGGCGACCCAGGAACATCCCAATGAAATGCTGCTGACAGCTTCCGGCAGGACGCTCTTCGTTGCCAATGCCAATCGGAATACTGTGACCGTGTTCGACACGCGAACGGGCAAAGCGTTGGAAACGCTCTCCGCTTCGCTCTACGCCAATTGGCCTTCCGGCTCCACTCCCAACAGCCTGGCGTTAACGCCGGACGGGAAGACCCTGTTCGTGGCCAACGCGGACAACAACAACATCGCCGTGTTCGACGTCAGCCAGCCGGGACACAGTCGTTCGCTCGGCTTCATTCCCGTCGGGTGGTATCCCACTTCCGTACGCGTGACGCCCGATGGTCACCGTCTATTGGTTAGCAATGGTAAGGGAGTCATTTCCAGGGCGAACCCCAATGGCCCGCAACCCGGCCGGAAGAGCCGGGCCGAAACGCTGCCACAATATATAGCCGAACTTCTTCGCGGGACCTTGAGCGTGATCGATCTGCCCGATCGGAAAGCGTTTAGAAAGCAACTCGTGGCCGATACGGTGGCGGCGTATCGTTGCAGTCCGCTCAAACCGGACGCAACGGTTTCCGCCACCCGTCCGAATGACAGCCCGATTCCGCTCCAGCCCGGCGATGCGAGCCCGATCAAATACTGCTTCTACATCATCAAGGAGAACCGCACCTACGATCAGGTCCTGGGCGACATGACGGAAGGCAACGGCGATACGAACCTTTGCCTGTTTCCGGAGGAAGTTACACCGAACCACCACCAATTGGCTCGCGACTTTGTTCTCTTCGACAATTTCTACGCCGATGCCGAAATCAGCGCGGACGGTCATGAGTGGACGATGGGGGCGTATGCCACGGATTTCGTGGAAAAGTCGTGGCCGCTCCAGTACGGCCACAACAAGAACAAGAAGTATATCTACCCCGCCGAGGGAGTTTTCCCGATGGCCACCCCCGCCGGTGGTTATCTCTGGGACCGCGCCGCGGAAACCGGCGTGAGCTACCGCAGCTACGGCGAATTCGTCGCCAACGGGAAGACGGCAGACGATCCGGCGGTGGCGCGCGTAAAAACCCTGCGCGGCCATATCGACGAGAAATACCGCGGCTTCGACCTGGAATACCCGGACGCAAAGCGGGCGGACCGTTTTCTGGAGGAACTCAAGCGATTCGAGGATGAAGGCGACATGCCGCGCCTGCAAGTCGTTCGACTGCCCGGCGACCACACCTTTGGTGTGCGGTTGGACAAGAGAACGCCAAGCGCTTGTGTCGCGGATAACGATGCCGCCCTGGGCCGGATCATCGAAGGCATTAGCCATTCGCAGTTCTGGTCGCAAACCGCCATCTTCGTCCTGGAAGACGACGCGCAGAACGGCGCCGACCACGTCGACGCGCATCGGACGGTGGGGCTCGTCGTCAGCCCGTACTTGAAACGCCATTTTGTCGACTCGATCATGTACTCCACCAGCAGCATGTTGCGAACAATCGAATTGATCCTTGGACTAAAACCGATGTCCCAGTTTGATGCCGCCGCCACCCCAATGTTCAATGCGTTCCAAAGCACGCCTGATGTGCGCCCGTACACCGCCCTCCCCGCCCGCATCGATTTGCAGGAAAAGAACACGAAGACTACCTGGGGTGAGAAAGCTTCGCGCACCATGGACTTCTCCAAGGAGGACGCCGTCGATGATCTGCTCCTCAACGAAGTCATCTGGCGCTCCGTTCGCGGCGACGATTCCCCGATGCCCCCGCCCACCCGCGCCGGGTTCGTATTCCCGCACCCCAAGAACAAGGCTGACGACGACTAA
- a CDS encoding sigma-70 family RNA polymerase sigma factor: protein MQLHEQPDSEIIRLIQSGDDSAFDELMGRYKRPVVNFIFRMLGNADDADDVAQEVFVRVYQKLDTYRPATKFSTWLFALARNAAIDRLRWRARHPTESIDPESPLAAPTDTAKEVGAREIGALIAAAVAELPEDQRTVLVLSEYQGMSHAEIAAVMRCSEKSVESRLYRAKQTLRTGLRPLLE, encoded by the coding sequence ATGCAATTACACGAACAACCAGATTCCGAAATCATCCGGCTAATCCAGTCGGGGGACGATTCCGCATTTGACGAATTGATGGGGCGTTACAAGCGGCCCGTCGTAAATTTCATCTTTCGCATGCTTGGTAACGCGGACGACGCCGACGATGTGGCGCAGGAAGTGTTCGTGCGCGTCTATCAGAAGCTGGATACCTACCGACCAGCGACAAAGTTCTCCACGTGGCTTTTTGCGTTGGCCCGCAACGCGGCGATCGACCGTTTGCGCTGGCGCGCGCGACATCCCACTGAGTCGATTGATCCCGAATCCCCCCTGGCGGCCCCAACGGATACTGCGAAAGAAGTCGGCGCGCGCGAAATCGGCGCGTTGATCGCGGCGGCGGTGGCTGAACTCCCCGAGGATCAACGGACCGTCCTGGTGCTGTCTGAATATCAAGGAATGTCGCATGCGGAAATCGCCGCGGTGATGCGCTGCTCGGAGAAATCGGTGGAGTCGCGCCTTTATCGCGCCAAACAAACGTTGCGGACGGGGTTGCGCCCCCTGTTGGAATGA